CGTCCCCCAAGGACGTGTACGACGCACTCACCACGATCGACGGCCTGGCCGGCTGGTGGACCGAGGACACCACCGGCGACGTCGACGGCGTGATCGCCTTCCGCTTCGCCACCGCGGGCGGCGACGGGTTCGACATGTTGGTCCTGGAGAAGACCCCCGGCGAGCTGGTCCGCTGGGAGGTCGTCGCCGGTCCGGAGGAATGGATCGGCACGCACGTCAGCTTCCAGCTCTCCCAGACCGACGACTACACCATCATCCTGTTCAAGCAGGAGGGCTGGCGAGAGCAAGTCGAGTTCATGTACCACTGCAGCACCAAGTGGGCCACGTTCCTGATGAGCCTCAAACACTACGTCGAAACCGGCAAGGGCGAGCCCGCC
The genomic region above belongs to Kribbella solani and contains:
- a CDS encoding SRPBCC family protein, with the translated sequence MSDILHRVGIIASPKDVYDALTTIDGLAGWWTEDTTGDVDGVIAFRFATAGGDGFDMLVLEKTPGELVRWEVVAGPEEWIGTHVSFQLSQTDDYTIILFKQEGWREQVEFMYHCSTKWATFLMSLKHYVETGKGEPAPNDVQVSNWH